In Planctomycetota bacterium, a single window of DNA contains:
- a CDS encoding sodium-dependent bicarbonate transport family permease has translation MAAAVPVAGDGSGILGISPPVLFFALGVLASLVRSNLRMPKAITKGLSLYLMWAIGFKGGVELARDGLSTQGLVSIALALAFAFLVPLGCFPVLRRLTDRANAAALTAVYGSVSVVTFLTAVAMLHEQGIESGGHMVAAMTLMEFPAIVVGVALLRMGEQPAPGQAPARRWGFLLHESLLNGPVLLLLGSLTIGALTGEHGYRAFKPLCTDVFPGVLAFFLLDMGLLAAARRRDILAIPKTLLVFGIAAPVTSGVIALGAARACGVALGDGILLGVLAASASYIAAPAALRLAVPQAKPALYISLALGVTFPFNITLGIPLLTGIAQRLW, from the coding sequence ATGGCTGCGGCCGTGCCGGTGGCCGGCGACGGGTCGGGCATCCTTGGAATCAGCCCCCCGGTCCTGTTCTTCGCGCTGGGCGTGCTCGCGTCCCTGGTGAGATCGAACCTGCGGATGCCCAAGGCCATCACCAAGGGGCTGTCGCTCTACCTCATGTGGGCCATCGGCTTCAAGGGGGGTGTGGAGCTCGCCCGCGACGGGCTGTCCACGCAGGGGCTCGTCTCCATCGCGCTCGCGTTGGCCTTCGCGTTCCTGGTCCCGCTCGGGTGCTTCCCCGTGCTGCGCCGGCTGACGGACCGCGCGAACGCGGCGGCGCTGACGGCGGTCTACGGGTCCGTCAGCGTCGTGACCTTCCTGACCGCGGTCGCCATGCTCCATGAGCAAGGCATCGAATCGGGCGGGCACATGGTCGCCGCGATGACCCTCATGGAGTTTCCCGCCATCGTCGTGGGCGTCGCGCTGCTCCGCATGGGTGAACAGCCCGCGCCCGGCCAGGCCCCGGCCCGGCGGTGGGGGTTCCTGCTCCACGAGTCGCTCCTCAACGGGCCCGTCCTGCTGCTGCTGGGCAGCCTCACCATCGGTGCGCTCACCGGCGAGCACGGCTACCGCGCCTTCAAGCCCCTCTGCACCGACGTCTTCCCCGGCGTCCTCGCCTTCTTCCTGCTCGACATGGGACTGCTCGCGGCGGCCCGGCGGCGAGACATCCTCGCGATCCCCAAGACCCTGCTCGTCTTCGGAATCGCCGCCCCGGTAACCTCCGGCGTCATCGCGCTGGGCGCTGCCCGGGCGTGCGGCGTGGCGCTCGGAGACGGGATCCTGCTGGGCGTGCTGGCGGCGTCGGCGTCGTACATCGCGGCGCCCGCGGCGTTGCGCCTCGCCGTGCCCCAGGCCAAGCCCGCGCTCTACATCTCGCTCGCCCTGGGCGTCACATTCCCGTTCAACATCACGCTGGGGATCCCGCTGCTGACGGGCATCGCGCAGCGGCTCTGGTAA
- the acs gene encoding acetate--CoA ligase — translation MSDTIRSVLTETRSFPPSRETSPVMPHWHVASMEQYRALHERSLREPEVFWAEMAREISWFSPWDRVLEWKAPDARWFDGATLNACYNCVDRHVEAGHGEEVGLIWEGEPLSRRTMHPAATSVYAPMHELRWLRYRELQRETARVGNVLKSLGVRKGDVVTIYMPMVPELVIAVLACARIGAVHSVIFGGFAPHAIVERVTDAKSAVIITADGGFRRGEVVDLKKNVDEACDALSTTPQKVRSVLVLQRTGTRVQWFGGRDVWWHDAAAQASEDCPCAPMGSEDPLFLLYTSGSTGKPKGILHTTGGYLVYTNMTARLTFNLVPGVGQVFWCTADVGWITGHSYVIYGVMSNRVPTLIYEGAPNFPGNDRFWDIASRHRVTQLYTAPTAIRTFMKWGDDHPARHDLSHLRVLGTVGEPINPEAWMWYRRHIGRDACPVVDTYWQTETGGHVLTPLPGAISTKPGSCALPMFGIDAAVVNERGEELPPNAGGLLAIRKPWPGMLRGVYGNRDRYIAGYWSRLKDPATGEAYYFSADGARRDEDGHFWVMGRVDDVINVSGHRLGTMEVESALVSHPGVAEAAVVGMPHEIKGTGICAFVTLRPAWLAANGRAPDEGLKKDLAAHVAHEIGPIARPDQVRFAEGLPKTRSGKIMRRLLRDVAAGVEKITQDTTTLEDFSVVAKLRGDEE, via the coding sequence ATGAGCGACACCATCCGTTCCGTGCTCACCGAGACGCGTTCGTTCCCGCCTTCGCGCGAGACCTCGCCGGTCATGCCCCATTGGCACGTCGCGTCCATGGAGCAGTACCGCGCCCTGCACGAGCGCTCGCTGCGCGAGCCCGAGGTGTTCTGGGCCGAGATGGCCCGCGAGATCTCGTGGTTCAGCCCGTGGGACCGGGTGCTGGAGTGGAAGGCCCCGGACGCGCGGTGGTTCGACGGCGCGACGCTGAACGCCTGCTACAACTGCGTCGATCGGCACGTCGAGGCGGGGCATGGCGAGGAGGTCGGCCTGATCTGGGAGGGCGAGCCGCTCTCCCGGCGCACCATGCACCCCGCCGCGACGTCGGTCTACGCGCCGATGCACGAGCTGCGCTGGCTGCGCTACCGCGAGTTGCAGCGTGAGACGGCCCGGGTGGGCAACGTGCTGAAGAGCCTGGGCGTCCGCAAGGGCGACGTCGTGACGATCTACATGCCCATGGTGCCGGAACTGGTCATCGCGGTGCTCGCGTGCGCGCGCATCGGGGCGGTGCACAGCGTGATCTTCGGCGGGTTCGCGCCGCACGCGATCGTCGAGCGCGTGACCGACGCCAAGAGCGCCGTGATCATCACGGCGGACGGCGGGTTCCGGCGGGGCGAGGTCGTGGATCTCAAGAAGAACGTGGACGAGGCGTGCGACGCGCTCTCGACCACGCCACAGAAGGTGCGCAGCGTGCTGGTGCTGCAGCGCACGGGCACGCGCGTGCAGTGGTTCGGCGGGCGCGACGTCTGGTGGCACGACGCGGCCGCGCAGGCGAGCGAGGATTGCCCGTGCGCTCCGATGGGCAGCGAGGACCCGCTGTTCCTGCTCTACACGAGCGGGAGCACCGGCAAGCCCAAGGGCATCTTGCACACCACGGGCGGGTACCTGGTCTACACCAACATGACCGCGCGCCTCACGTTCAACCTCGTGCCGGGCGTGGGGCAGGTCTTCTGGTGCACCGCCGATGTCGGGTGGATCACCGGGCACTCGTACGTGATCTACGGCGTGATGTCGAACCGCGTGCCGACGCTCATCTACGAGGGCGCGCCGAACTTTCCCGGCAACGACCGCTTCTGGGACATCGCCTCGCGCCATCGCGTCACGCAGCTCTACACCGCGCCCACCGCCATCCGCACGTTCATGAAGTGGGGCGACGACCACCCGGCCCGCCACGACCTCTCGCACCTGCGGGTGCTGGGCACCGTGGGCGAGCCGATCAACCCCGAGGCGTGGATGTGGTACCGCCGGCACATCGGGCGCGACGCGTGCCCGGTGGTCGACACGTACTGGCAGACCGAGACGGGCGGGCACGTGCTGACGCCGCTGCCCGGCGCGATTTCGACGAAGCCCGGCAGTTGTGCGCTGCCGATGTTCGGGATCGACGCCGCGGTGGTGAACGAGCGGGGCGAAGAACTCCCGCCGAACGCGGGGGGTCTGCTGGCGATCCGCAAGCCCTGGCCCGGGATGCTGCGCGGGGTGTACGGCAACCGGGACCGGTACATCGCGGGGTACTGGTCGCGCCTCAAGGACCCCGCGACCGGCGAGGCGTATTACTTCTCGGCCGACGGCGCGCGGCGCGACGAGGACGGGCACTTCTGGGTCATGGGGCGCGTCGACGACGTCATCAACGTGTCGGGGCATCGCCTGGGCACCATGGAGGTGGAGAGCGCGCTGGTGAGCCACCCGGGCGTCGCCGAGGCCGCGGTCGTCGGCATGCCGCACGAGATCAAGGGCACGGGCATCTGCGCGTTCGTCACGCTGCGCCCCGCGTGGCTCGCGGCGAACGGCCGGGCGCCGGACGAAGGCCTGAAGAAAGACCTGGCGGCCCACGTGGCGCACGAGATCGGGCCCATCGCGCGCCCCGATCAGGTGCGCTTCGCCGAGGGGCTGCCCAAGACGCGCAGCGGGAAGATCATGCGCCGCCTGCTGCGAGACGTCGCCGCGGGCGTGGAGAAGATCACGCAGGACACGACCACGCTCGAGGATTTCAGCGTCGTGGCGAAACTGCGGGGCGACGAGGAATAG
- a CDS encoding serine hydrolase domain-containing protein — translation MHARHAPRRRRMRASRRLFAPASLASASLARATFVLAALAILAPARAWGQPEPAPFWRGGEGGDVVAGDLGKQLDDAVRRATYGQFWGCVLAAKDGEIVLAKGYALANDELEPITGDTLLELASVSKAFTAAAILRLEMQGKLTLDDPIAMHLASVPDDKRGVTIRHLLTHTSGIPQPEGGFDADERERVVPVLLGPRMKSPPGAAFAYSNAGYWLLAAIVERVSGRSFEEFVRDEVFRPAGMGSTFAQTDPTLDLSRCAVRVSRGRTVGNAGQCPYPFAWGYRGSGGVVTSARDMFAWDRALRGGEFLADAQRTAMFTPALGNYALGWTISTGPLGRVASHTGGVAGFRVVFTRWLDTDACVLVITNEQHDPSAISAVVTGLLLPGASESSRVVLRVGGMAANEHGRVRAPDDTEGRVRTPDAGAPALEFGPPGAPPVVTIALPREAMMKAADSLVRFGSGARAGEHASPRVILEVYTRAYQGMGDTIELADAGLTVTVSPGSPHREPDALRRVTMIVQDPARSFWPVFVKMDAHDARALGERLRAALGAR, via the coding sequence ATGCACGCACGCCACGCCCCGCGACGCCGCCGGATGCGCGCGTCACGCCGCCTCTTCGCCCCGGCGTCCCTCGCCTCGGCATCCCTCGCCCGGGCCACGTTCGTGCTGGCGGCCCTCGCCATCCTCGCGCCCGCACGCGCGTGGGGCCAGCCCGAGCCCGCGCCCTTCTGGCGGGGCGGCGAGGGCGGCGACGTCGTCGCGGGCGACCTCGGAAAGCAGCTCGACGACGCCGTCCGCCGCGCCACCTACGGGCAGTTCTGGGGGTGCGTGCTCGCGGCCAAGGACGGCGAGATCGTGCTCGCCAAGGGCTACGCCCTCGCGAACGACGAGCTCGAGCCCATCACCGGCGACACCCTGCTCGAACTCGCCTCGGTCTCCAAGGCCTTCACCGCCGCCGCCATCCTCCGCCTTGAGATGCAGGGCAAACTCACGCTCGACGACCCGATCGCCATGCACCTGGCGAGCGTGCCCGACGACAAGCGGGGCGTCACCATCCGCCACCTGCTCACCCACACCTCGGGCATCCCGCAGCCCGAGGGCGGCTTCGACGCCGACGAGCGCGAGCGCGTCGTGCCCGTGCTGCTCGGGCCGCGCATGAAGTCGCCGCCCGGCGCCGCGTTCGCGTACAGCAACGCCGGGTACTGGCTACTGGCGGCGATCGTCGAGCGTGTCTCGGGCCGCTCGTTCGAGGAGTTCGTGCGCGACGAAGTGTTCCGCCCCGCGGGGATGGGCTCGACGTTCGCGCAGACCGACCCGACGCTCGACCTCTCTCGCTGCGCGGTGCGCGTCTCGCGCGGGCGCACGGTCGGCAACGCCGGGCAGTGCCCGTACCCGTTCGCCTGGGGCTACCGGGGCTCGGGGGGCGTGGTCACCAGCGCGCGCGACATGTTCGCGTGGGACCGCGCGCTCCGCGGGGGGGAGTTCCTCGCTGACGCGCAGCGCACCGCGATGTTCACGCCCGCGCTGGGCAACTACGCCCTCGGCTGGACCATCAGCACCGGCCCGCTCGGGCGCGTCGCGTCGCACACCGGGGGCGTCGCGGGCTTCCGCGTCGTGTTCACGCGCTGGCTCGACACCGACGCCTGCGTGCTCGTCATCACCAACGAACAGCACGACCCGAGCGCGATCAGCGCCGTGGTCACCGGCCTCCTCCTGCCCGGCGCCTCGGAATCCTCGCGCGTCGTGCTCCGCGTCGGCGGGATGGCGGCCAACGAGCACGGCAGGGTCCGCGCCCCCGACGACACCGAAGGCCGCGTGCGCACGCCCGACGCGGGCGCTCCGGCCCTGGAGTTTGGCCCCCCCGGCGCGCCGCCCGTGGTGACCATCGCCCTCCCGCGCGAGGCGATGATGAAGGCCGCCGATTCGCTCGTGCGATTCGGCTCGGGCGCCCGCGCGGGCGAGCACGCCTCGCCCCGCGTGATCCTCGAGGTGTACACGCGTGCGTACCAGGGCATGGGCGACACCATCGAACTCGCCGACGCCGGCCTCACCGTCACGGTCTCGCCGGGCAGCCCGCACCGCGAGCCCGACGCCCTTCGGCGGGTGACCATGATCGTCCAGGACCCCGCCCGCTCGTTCTGGCCGGTGTTCGTGAAGATGGACGCCCACGACGCGCGGGCGCTCGGGGAGCGCCTTCGCGCCGCCCTCGGGGCGCGGTAG
- a CDS encoding ATPase, T2SS/T4P/T4SS family: MGKYNIDDILSELGVDDTGDGKGGEKRGSPLKKPHRVDQAEESFSPLPSMPANQRAFGAGGNLPVLADPASKKKLASSAPSVGPALAEIYRPEEREASSRELGELLVTQGIITPEKLNTAQQVVKASPGRHLADVLIEQGADESGVARAVADLAGIPFERIDFEKGLDGGFDGKMLQRLTPVFCKSNALIPLRMDGQRLVVATTQPNNPFLLDEVRQRCGVPVKFVLTTNDDIKGALEIVGETDKSEDVDVSQILAEVQEGDVQVDEKKSEEVDLEKAADDGPVIRYVNHIIQLAISQGASDIHIEPSEKKIKVRFRIDGELYESLNPPGAMAAAITSRIKIMAGMAIDQRRIPQDGRIRCTVQGRKVDLRVSTLPCVGGEKTVMRILNEKSISVNLDDLGFDQDTLHIWKGQVESPHGIVLVTGPTGSGKTTTLYASLRQLDRNSMNISTVEDPVEYTLEGIVQTQVHEKAGMTFALALKALLRQDPDVIMLGEIRDHETAITAVQAALTGHLVLSTLHTNDAPSSITRLVNIGLEPFLVGAAVNAVLAQRLLRRLCVHCKATEAPGDEMREFLAMHAMDSDEIWAAKGCDKCRKSGYSGRVGIYEMLVVDDQLRDLIARNPNVAEFRRTCIERGMVTLRADGMRKVAKGVTTVHEVLRVTEGSH; this comes from the coding sequence GTGGGCAAGTACAACATCGACGACATCCTGAGCGAGCTCGGCGTCGACGACACGGGCGACGGGAAGGGCGGGGAGAAGCGGGGCTCGCCCCTCAAGAAGCCCCACCGCGTCGATCAGGCCGAGGAGAGCTTCTCGCCCCTGCCGAGCATGCCGGCGAACCAGCGGGCGTTCGGGGCGGGGGGCAACCTGCCGGTGCTGGCCGACCCGGCGTCGAAGAAGAAGCTGGCGTCGTCGGCGCCCAGCGTGGGCCCGGCGCTGGCGGAGATCTACCGCCCCGAGGAGCGCGAGGCCTCGAGCCGCGAGCTGGGTGAACTGCTCGTGACGCAGGGGATCATCACCCCGGAGAAACTGAACACGGCGCAGCAGGTGGTGAAGGCGAGCCCGGGGCGGCACCTGGCGGACGTGCTGATCGAGCAGGGCGCGGACGAATCCGGGGTGGCGCGGGCGGTCGCGGACCTGGCGGGCATCCCGTTCGAGCGGATCGACTTCGAGAAGGGGCTGGACGGCGGGTTCGACGGGAAGATGCTGCAGCGTCTGACGCCCGTGTTCTGCAAGTCCAACGCGCTGATCCCGCTGCGGATGGACGGGCAGCGCCTGGTGGTGGCGACGACGCAGCCGAACAACCCGTTCCTGCTCGACGAGGTCCGCCAGCGCTGCGGGGTGCCGGTCAAGTTCGTGCTGACGACGAACGACGACATCAAGGGCGCGCTGGAGATCGTGGGGGAGACGGACAAGTCCGAGGACGTGGACGTCTCGCAGATCCTGGCGGAGGTGCAGGAGGGCGACGTCCAGGTCGACGAGAAGAAGTCGGAGGAGGTCGACCTCGAGAAGGCGGCGGACGACGGGCCGGTCATCCGGTACGTGAACCACATCATCCAGCTGGCGATCTCGCAGGGGGCGAGCGACATCCACATCGAGCCCAGCGAGAAGAAGATCAAGGTGCGATTCCGCATCGACGGCGAGCTGTACGAGTCGCTGAACCCGCCGGGGGCGATGGCGGCGGCGATCACGAGCCGCATCAAGATCATGGCGGGGATGGCGATCGACCAGCGGCGCATCCCGCAGGACGGGCGCATCCGGTGCACGGTGCAGGGGCGCAAGGTGGACCTGCGTGTCTCGACGCTGCCGTGCGTGGGCGGCGAGAAGACCGTGATGCGAATCCTGAACGAGAAGTCGATCAGCGTAAACCTGGACGACCTGGGGTTCGACCAGGACACCCTGCACATCTGGAAGGGCCAGGTCGAGAGCCCGCACGGGATCGTGCTGGTGACGGGCCCGACGGGCTCGGGCAAGACGACCACGCTGTACGCGTCGCTGCGCCAGCTCGACCGCAACTCGATGAACATCTCGACCGTCGAGGACCCGGTGGAGTACACGCTCGAGGGGATCGTGCAGACGCAGGTGCACGAGAAGGCGGGGATGACCTTCGCGCTGGCGCTCAAGGCGCTGCTCCGCCAGGACCCGGACGTGATCATGCTGGGCGAGATCCGCGACCACGAGACGGCGATCACGGCGGTGCAGGCCGCCCTGACCGGGCACCTGGTGCTCAGCACGCTGCACACCAACGACGCGCCCAGCTCGATCACGCGCCTGGTGAACATCGGGCTCGAGCCGTTCCTGGTGGGCGCGGCGGTCAACGCGGTGCTGGCCCAGCGCCTGCTCCGCCGCCTGTGCGTGCACTGCAAGGCGACGGAGGCCCCGGGCGACGAGATGCGCGAGTTCCTCGCGATGCACGCGATGGACTCCGACGAGATCTGGGCGGCGAAGGGGTGCGACAAATGCCGCAAGTCCGGGTACTCCGGACGCGTGGGCATCTACGAGATGCTCGTCGTGGACGACCAGCTCCGCGATCTCATCGCGCGCAACCCGAACGTCGCCGAGTTCCGGCGGACGTGCATCGAGCGCGGGATGGTGACGCTCCGCGCCGACGGCATGCGCAAGGTGGCCAAGGGCGTCACCACCGTGCACGAGGTGCTGCGCGTCACCGAGGGTTCGCACTGA
- the pilO gene encoding type 4a pilus biogenesis protein PilO, which produces MNVGMRTVCVLLVVVGLPVASYFLVFKPTNAKLDTDREECEQKEKYLTKLAEIGDRDADLVRANEEITRSITLIEQRLPSGKEIDGLVRRVSDLAVAAGLEPPAIKSAKPVPSGIYMEQPLDMEVSGSFLGFFTFLAQMEKLPRITRIHDLKLTGQPKDGVELKAEFTLSIYFQDGAPPVAAGVKEGTSR; this is translated from the coding sequence ATGAACGTCGGCATGCGGACGGTGTGCGTGCTGCTGGTGGTGGTCGGGCTTCCCGTGGCGAGCTATTTCCTCGTGTTCAAGCCCACCAACGCCAAGCTCGACACGGACCGGGAAGAGTGCGAGCAGAAGGAGAAGTACCTCACCAAGCTCGCCGAGATCGGGGACCGCGACGCGGACCTCGTGCGCGCGAACGAGGAGATCACGCGGAGCATCACGCTCATCGAGCAGCGTCTCCCCAGCGGGAAGGAGATCGACGGGCTCGTGCGGCGGGTCTCGGACCTGGCGGTGGCGGCGGGGCTGGAGCCCCCGGCGATCAAGTCGGCCAAGCCCGTGCCCAGCGGGATCTACATGGAGCAGCCCCTCGACATGGAGGTGTCGGGCTCGTTCCTGGGGTTCTTCACGTTCCTCGCGCAGATGGAGAAGCTCCCGCGGATCACCCGGATTCATGATCTCAAGCTGACCGGGCAGCCCAAGGACGGCGTGGAGCTGAAGGCGGAGTTCACGCTGAGCATCTATTTCCAGGACGGCGCGCCGCCCGTGGCGGCGGGCGTCAAGGAGGGCACGTCGCGATGA
- a CDS encoding PilN domain-containing protein — protein sequence MSNPYRPTGPGNTSFLPEDYIRSKAEGRANIITLTLFALVLAGVMGAFVVTKASVEKIAKRKEFVNQQFQEAEKKIAQLKSLESQQAQMMEKAEITSALVEKVPRWAVLGELTLRMPADMRLDSLVIKSTRPKVEVAPPPGAKPPAVKSLAGKFAAKVKPEAKEPERVKPQVPRFTYALTLEGTAVKNQDIADYLASLKQSPVLDKVEMAFIRESSERGSDYRKFQVTAQLRTELDTTGLAQSLSRLVAERTRWVAEQARADGAASAAASEKE from the coding sequence ATGAGCAACCCGTACCGGCCCACGGGCCCAGGCAACACGAGCTTTCTCCCCGAGGACTACATCCGGTCGAAGGCCGAGGGGCGCGCGAACATCATCACGCTGACGCTGTTCGCCCTGGTGCTGGCGGGGGTGATGGGCGCGTTCGTGGTGACGAAGGCGTCGGTGGAGAAGATCGCGAAGCGCAAGGAGTTCGTGAACCAGCAGTTCCAGGAGGCGGAGAAGAAGATCGCGCAGCTCAAGTCGCTGGAGTCGCAGCAGGCCCAGATGATGGAGAAGGCCGAGATCACCTCGGCGCTGGTGGAGAAGGTTCCGCGCTGGGCGGTGCTGGGCGAGCTGACGCTGCGGATGCCCGCGGACATGCGGCTGGACTCGCTGGTGATCAAGAGCACGCGTCCGAAGGTGGAGGTGGCGCCCCCGCCGGGGGCCAAGCCCCCGGCGGTGAAGAGCCTGGCGGGCAAGTTCGCGGCGAAGGTGAAGCCCGAGGCCAAGGAGCCCGAGCGGGTGAAGCCGCAGGTCCCCCGGTTCACGTACGCGCTCACGCTCGAGGGGACGGCGGTCAAGAACCAGGACATCGCGGACTACCTGGCGTCGCTGAAGCAGTCGCCGGTGCTGGACAAGGTGGAGATGGCGTTCATCCGCGAATCGTCGGAGCGCGGGAGCGACTACCGCAAGTTCCAGGTGACCGCGCAGCTGCGGACCGAGCTGGACACGACCGGGCTGGCGCAGTCGCTGTCGCGCCTGGTGGCGGAGCGGACGCGGTGGGTGGCGGAGCAGGCCCGGGCGGACGGCGCGGCGAGCGCCGCGGCGTCGGAGAAGGAGTAA
- the pilM gene encoding pilus assembly protein PilM, whose amino-acid sequence MALSSFKSFASLNKLADKLTHQLAGASASRVTSGPPIALDFGVGSLKILQVASGSPPPLVAAACMETPEDLIYDHAKRLEFQLGALPKLIRHGGFKGKRAVCALPSWRVACRHMQFTKAEGVALDALVAAAVPTQFQCDPGAVVFRASEVDTGRTGGKAEVVVTAAPRDLVDRLMQGMLAAKLEPVGIHAEFTAILRAFDMTHRREGDLALNTLYLDIGTSSTNVMIAHGLSPAFARVVHVGGRTFDDAIVKQLKCTPEEATAKRRALGQTIVNAGQPGSPAGIPAPDRRQGGGGAGFSTEFLAQPAAMAGPEGTDLREPLEMLTDEVSMCLRYHASQFPERRVERAVFIGGEARSRGLCQQIARALKLPAQMADPLARVARTGKEPALGVDLAQAQPGWAVALGLCLSPTDL is encoded by the coding sequence ATGGCCCTTTCCTCGTTCAAGAGCTTCGCGTCGCTGAACAAGCTGGCGGACAAGCTGACGCATCAGCTCGCCGGCGCGTCGGCGTCGCGCGTGACCTCGGGCCCGCCCATCGCGCTGGATTTCGGCGTGGGCTCGCTGAAGATCCTGCAGGTGGCCTCCGGCAGCCCGCCCCCGCTGGTGGCGGCGGCGTGCATGGAGACGCCCGAGGACCTGATCTACGACCACGCGAAGCGCCTGGAGTTCCAGCTCGGCGCGCTCCCGAAACTGATCCGGCACGGGGGGTTCAAGGGCAAGCGCGCGGTGTGCGCGCTTCCGTCGTGGCGCGTGGCGTGCCGGCACATGCAGTTCACCAAGGCCGAGGGCGTAGCGCTGGACGCGCTGGTGGCGGCGGCGGTCCCGACGCAGTTCCAGTGCGACCCGGGGGCGGTGGTCTTCCGCGCGTCGGAGGTGGACACGGGGCGGACGGGGGGCAAGGCGGAGGTGGTCGTGACGGCGGCGCCGCGCGACCTGGTGGACCGGCTGATGCAGGGGATGCTGGCGGCGAAGCTGGAGCCGGTGGGCATCCACGCGGAGTTCACGGCGATCCTGCGGGCGTTCGACATGACGCACCGGCGCGAGGGCGACCTGGCGCTGAACACGCTGTACCTGGACATCGGGACGAGCTCGACGAACGTGATGATCGCGCACGGGCTGTCGCCGGCGTTCGCGCGGGTGGTGCACGTGGGCGGGCGGACGTTCGACGACGCGATCGTGAAGCAGCTCAAGTGCACGCCCGAGGAGGCGACGGCGAAGCGCCGGGCGCTGGGGCAGACGATCGTGAACGCCGGGCAGCCGGGATCGCCCGCGGGGATCCCGGCGCCGGACCGGCGTCAGGGCGGGGGCGGGGCGGGATTCTCGACGGAGTTCCTGGCGCAGCCGGCGGCGATGGCGGGCCCGGAGGGGACGGACCTGCGCGAGCCGCTGGAGATGCTGACCGACGAGGTGTCGATGTGCCTGCGTTATCACGCGTCGCAGTTCCCGGAGCGTCGGGTGGAGCGTGCGGTCTTCATCGGCGGTGAGGCGCGTTCGCGCGGGTTGTGTCAGCAGATCGCGCGGGCCCTGAAACTGCCGGCGCAGATGGCCGATCCGCTGGCGCGGGTGGCGCGGACGGGGAAGGAGCCGGCGCTGGGCGTGGACCTGGCGCAGGCGCAGCCCGGGTGGGCGGTCGCGCTGGGGTTGTGCCTGAGCCCCACGGACCTGTGA